The segment TTTCAGGGAATAAAAACTTTGCGTTCGCGTTCGCGGAAGGCGCAGGACTTGCGGAAAAGTTACTTGTTTTTGAACTGGACCCCAACGGAGATCGCAATTTTTCTGACGCGAAACTTGTCAATGCGATTGAGGTTGGTGCGAGTAAGCTCGAAGGTCATTTTGGCCATCATGGAATCGCTTTTGTTGGCGATGGCAAGACTGCTGTCGTTTCCAATCCTGGTGACGGCACACTGTCTGTCATCGATCTTGTTCACCAGAAAGTCCATCAAACGATCGAAGTCGGTGGACAGCCAACACATATCACGAACTACGGTGAGGCGATGTAGAAGATGGGAAGCCGGGCCGAAACAGTGATAGTGTCTCGTCTGGATTCTCAAGCTTGGCAGGAGTTAAGGGCTGCGAGTACTATCGCAGCCATCACAAACTCCCTTGGAAATAATTACGCGGACTGGAAATCTCCACTGAAAAATTCAGCTGTTAGATGCGGCTCACAACCCACACCTGAGATTGAGACCAGCAACGAAGACAGCGGTGTGTCGAAGACTTGGCGATAAACTATGTTGTCCGTCTCTGCAGTGCCAAAAAGTTAACCATCCCATTCGACATTGCCAGTCACCAAGTCCGCAATTGCATTGTTCAGGTCTTGTTTTGCCAGCCAATCACGGGGCAGTCGAGTCGCCATGTCGGCAGCAGCAACGCGGGAAAGTCGGCGAACAGCGTTGGAGTCATCACGATTCACGGAAAGCCTGAGGCGGATAACAAGCAAACATACGACAGGATGTCGTAAAAAAAATGCTGCCAGCTGGTTAAAGCTGGCAGCATCGTTTGAGTTTTCGGTGCCGATTCGCGACTACAGCAAGTTTCGCAAAACGGTCTGCAGAATCCCGCCGTTGCGGTAATAGTCCATTTCGACCGGCGTGTCGATTCGAACCACTGCGTCGAACGTCAGCTCTTTCCCGTCGTCGTCCGTTGCCGTGACCTTGATCGTTGAACGAGGCTGCAAGTCGTCGCCAAGATCTGGGATCGAGAACGTCTCTTTCCCTGTCAAGCCAATCGACTGCCAAGACTGGCCGTCCGCGAATTCTAGCGGCAAAATTCCCATGCCGACCAAATTACTGCGGTGGATCCGCTCGTAGCTGGCAGCGATCACAGCTTTCACGCCAAGCATCATCGTGCCCTTGGCCGCCCAGTCGCGACTCGAACCCGTGCCGTACTCTTTCCCGGCAAGCACGACCAGCGAAGTGTCATCAGCCTGATACTTCATCGATGCGTCGTAGATCGACATGACTTCACCCGAAGGGATATGCGTCGTCCATCCGCCTTCGGTGCCCGGCGCCAACTGGTTACGGATGCGAATGTTGGCGAACGTACCGCGGACCATCACGCGATCGTTTCCGCGCCGCGAACCGAAGCTGTTGAACGAAGCCGGCTCAACGCCATGTTCCTGCAAGTATCGACCGGCAGGGCCGTCTTTGGCGATTGCGCCCGCAGGAGAAATGTGGTCCGTCGTGACGCTGTCGCCAAGCAAAGCCAAACATCGAGCACCGCTGATCGGTTCAATGGACTTCACTTCCTTCGTCAAACCGGCGAGGAATGGAGGCTCCTGAATATAAGTACTCGCATCGCTCCATTCGTACAGGTCACCTTCGCCGACTTTGATCGCGTTCCAGGTTTCATTCGAATCAAACGCGTTGCCGTATTGGTTTTGGAACATTTCCGGCGAAAGGCTCGCGTCGAGAACCGTTTGGACTTCGTCGTGTGAAGGCCAGACGTCTTTCAGGAACACATCGGCACCGCTCGAATCCTTGCCCAGCGGTTCGGTCACCAAGTCGATGTCCGTGGTGCCTGCCAAAGCGTACGCCACGACCAGCGGTGGGCTGGCGAGGTAGTTGGCTTTGGTCATCGGATTGACGCGACCTTCAAAGTTCCGGTTTCCGGACAGGACGCTCGACGCGACCAACTCACCGGCAACGATGGCGTCAGAAACAGGTTGCGGCAGCGGCCCGCTGTTGCCGATGCACGATGTGCAGCCGTATCCAACGGTGTGGAATCCGAGCGATTCCAGCGACTTTGTCAGGCCAGATTTGTCGAGGTATTCCGTGACGACGCGAGAGCCCGGAGCGAGGCTGGTTTTCACGTATGGCGGAACGGTCAAGCCGCGTTCGGCAGCTTTCTTGGCCAACAATCCGGCCGCGATCATAACGGACGGGTTACTGGTGTTGGTGCAGCTGGTGATCGCCGCAATGACGACGGCGCCGTGGCCGATCATCGAGGAATGACCGTTGTTTTCGACCTTGGCTTCCTTATCGAGCACGTCCGTATCGAGTCCGAATCCGCTGTGTCCGACCGGCGCGACCAGAGAGCTGTTGAAAGCGTTCTTCATGTCAGAAAGCGCGATGCGATCCTGGGGCCGTTTGGGGCCGGCAAGCGAAGGTTCAACCGTCGACAGGTCCAGCTTTAGCGTGCGAGTGAACTCAATCTTCTCTTCGCCGGTTCGGAACAGGCCTTGGGCTTTCGTGTAAGCCTCCACCGTTTGAACTTCTTCGGTGGAACGACCTGTTCGGCGCATGTAGTCCAGTGTCTCGTCGTCGATCGGGAAGAAACCCATTGTCGCACCGTATTCAGGCGCCATATTCGCCAGCGTTGCTCGGTCCGCCAGAGGCATGCTGTTCACGCCTTCGCCAAAGAACTCAACGAATTTTCCGACCACGCCGGCTTCGCGAAGTTGCTGCGTCGCGGTCAGAACCATGTCCGTTGCCGTGGCTCCCGGAGAAAGTTTTCCAACCAATTCGAATCCGACGACTTCCGGCAACAGCATGTAGATTGGCTGGCCCAACATCGCGGCTTCAGCTTCGATGCCGCCGACACCCCAACCCAAAACTCCCAGGCCGTTGATCATTGTCGTGTGCGAGTCAGTGCCGACCAGCGTGTCCGGAACCGCGACAGGGCCCTGTTCGTCTTCGCGAACGAAAACGCCTTTTGCCAGAAATTCAAGATTCACCTGGTGAACGATTCCGACGTTTGGCGGAACGACGCGAAAATTGTCAAACGCTTTCTGGCCCCAGCGAAGAAATTCGTAACGCTCGCGGTTGCGTTTGAACTCAAGTTCGACGTTTGCCGATAGTGCCGCGCTACTGCCGAACTGGTCGACTTGCACCGAGTGGTCAATCACGAGGTCGACAGGAATCAGCGGATTGATCTTCTTTGCGTCGCCACCGAGTCGGGCCATTGCGTTTCGCATTGCCGCCAGGTCCACGACGGCTGGAACGCCGGTGAAGTCCTGCAATACAACGCGTGCAGGTTTGAACGGGATCTCGACTTTGGCTGGACTCGACGCGTCATAGTTGGCGAGATTGACGACGTCTTCTTTGGTGACGATCTTGCCGTCACAGTTTCGCAACACGGACTCCAGCAAAACACGAATCGAGAAAGGCAGTTTGTCGACATTGCCGATGCCTTGCTCCTGGAGCTTGCCGATCTGGTAGATACCGATTTCTTTCCCCGCAGCGTTGAACGTGGTACGGGTATTGAAAGCGTCGGAAGGCGAACTCATTTTGGAACCTTTTAGCTGGTCGCGGTGGTGCGAATTACGAAATCGTTGAACCAATTATCATAGTTTTTTTGGGCTTAAAATGTCAACGGGTCCAGCGACGTTATCGGAGGTTCCGCTCACCGGTGGGCGATCTGGCTCGTTCCTGAAGATTCAAATGTTTCCGGCAGTTGCTACACTCGTTACCCAGGTTCCCAGGGCGATTCTGTGTTCCAGAATACCTCCGTCCAACTTCGGTTTCTTTTTCTGAAAACAGTCTGCTCATGATCCGTCCAGTCCAGGCGTCTGACGCCGCCGCGTTCGCCGACATCTACAATCACTATATCGACGAAACGATTGTGACGTTCGAATACGATCGGGTCGACGCCTCAGTCTTCGAGGCTCGGATCCGCAACGTCACCGATGGTGGATTTCCGTGGCTGAGTTTTGTCGATCCGGAAACGGACCAGGTCGTCGGATTTGCTTACGCGGGCAAGTGGCGTGAACGAGTCGCGTACCGCTTCGTTGTCGAAAGCGCAATTTATCTTCGCGACGGGTGGGGAGGGCAGGGCATCGGCAAGCGATTGTATCTGGAGCTGTTTCAGCAATTGCGTGAGAGAAAGTTTCGCAGCGTGATCGCCGGAATTTCGCTGCCCAACGAAGCCAGTATTGCGACGCACCGTTCGATGGGTTTTCGCAAAGTCGGTGTGTTCGAGAAAGTCGGATTCAAATTCGACCGCTGGATCGATGTCGAGTTTTGGCAATTAGAGCTGTAGCCCGCATCGCGGATACCGATCAACAGGATTTGGCGAGTCGCCGCTGACGTTCTCTCGCAAGGCGAAAAAAAAGGGCGGGCAACATTGCCCACCCTGTGTGAATCTGCAACGGCCGCCTATTCGTGACCCGCTGCCGCTGGGGCTACAGGTGTGACGCGTTTGGAAAGGTACTCGACCAGGTCTCGCAACTCGTCTTTCGTAAGTTGCTCAGCCATTCCCTCAGGCATCGAAGACTTTCCGTCTTTTCTGCCTTCGATGGTGTCGAGGTCAATCCAGCTGACGACACCTTCATTGTCCATCAACGCGAGCTGCGTTTCGGTTTGTTCTTTGACGACTCCGACGTGAGTCAAGCCATCGTCTGTTGCCACAATAATTTGCCCGAACCCATCCGCGATCTTTGCATTTGGATCAACGACAGACTCCAAAACGCCGAACCGATCGTAGATTTTCCCAACGCCTGAAATATCGGGCCCGACTCGGCCTCCGTCACCATCAATGCGATGGCAACGTCGACAGGAAACTTCTCCCTTGTAGCGGAACACGTCGCGTCCCGCATCCGCGTCGCCGCCTTTCAACGCCCACGTGTAACGGTCCGCCAGCTTTGGTTTCGCGGCAAGATCGTTCAGGTATCCGCTGGCTTTTTCAGCCAACGTTCCCCCACGCTGTTCACAAGCTTTGAGGACATCGAGTCCAAGTTCCTGAGTCAACGAGCCATCTTTTAAAGCGGTGAACGCGTTGTTGAGCATCGTTTCACTTTCAGGATTCTTCATGTTGCCAAGCGTTACGAAAGCCTTTTGCTTTTGCTGAATGACGCCTTTCTCCGTGCTGTTGTCTTCGATGAGTTTCCCAAGCTTCAAGGCAGCCAACGACGGATCTTTTCGGGACAGCACATCAATGTAGGCCGACGTGAGCTCGCGAGGCATCGCGTCGCCTTCAGCGTCAAGCGACGTGAGAGCATTGTCGAGACCTTCGAACTTCAGTTCCTCAAGCGAAACCAACGCCGAAGCGCGCGTCTGGCCGCGGGCATTTTTGTCCATCACAATGTTCAGGATCTGCGGTGCAGCTTTCTTGACCCGAAGTTTCGCTGCGACATTGACGACCTCAGCCACGACTGTTTTGTCAATCGAATCAAGGTTGTCGAGGACGTCGCCAAGCACGGCAACTGCGTCGGCAACATTGCGGCGCGAATTGTCGATCTGGCGATACGAATTGTTAACGGGATCATGTGGATCTGGAGTTTCCCATGCTCCCAGTAACTTCATCGCGTCGATTTTTCGGTCCGACTCATAGTCGCTTTCGGAAACGAATTTGCCCAACCGTTCTGCTGACGCTTTGTCACCGATTCGATTGTTGGCACTGATCGCGCGACGAATCATGTGATCCGACAGCCCCGATTTGGCGACCAGTTTCGCCAGCGGTTCCATCACATCATCCATTTGTAAATCGTGTACGGCTCGAGCTGCTTCAAGAGCAATCTTTGCGTCCGAATCGTCAACCAGTTTACCGAGCAATCGTGAGACATAGGTGTTGTCTCGCGTGTTCAGCACATTGAACTCGAACTGTTTGCGAAGTGCGACCACGGTCGCCAGGCGAACGGCAGCCGACTCATGCGAGGCCATCGCATCGATGAAGTTGGATTCGCCTTTTTCGTGTTCCTTGATCGCGATTCCACGGATCGCCATGATGCCTCCATGACGAACGATTGGGTCCGTGTTGTCGTTCTCGGTCAGCAGTTTCACAATCGCGTCGGCTGAGGAATCGTTTCCGATCGTGCCCAGCCCCATCGCTGCTTCATAGCGAACTTTGGCGCTCTCGTCAGCACAATGCTTGACCAACTTCGCCTGCATTGCGGGAAAGAACTCAGTCGCCAAACGAACGGCTTCGCGACGCACGAATTGATCGCCATCGTCGAACCACGCCAGCATCTGTTTTTCCAGTTTTTCATCCGCAGCCATTCCACCGCGGAGCAATTGTCCGATTCCCCACATCGCGTGGATGCGAGGTAGCGTTGCGTCTCCTCCGGAAGCCGACGTTCGAAGCATGTCCACGTCCTTACGGCGAACCAATTCGAACTGTGCCTCTTGTCGCACGCGTTGGTCTTTATGGCCGAGCAGGCCGGCGACTTCTTCAACCGGTTTGTCGGCAAGTCCGTCACGCAGGATGGATTCAACTTCTTTGACGATCGGATCCTTGATCTTTTCCTCATCGAAGAACGTATAGATCCGGCCCTTGTTTTCCCCTTCCCAACCGAACACCCAGTCAGAAAGATAGAGCTTGCCGTCGGAAGCAAAATCGATGTCCGTTACTAGCGTCGCCCAAAACGGTTGCTCGTCATCGACCAGTTCGTAAAACGCTCCTTGTGGCTTGTTGCGAAACGAACGTACGCCGCTGTTTCCTGGAGTACCGCGGAAGTCGCAGAGAAAGAACCGCTCGTTGAAATCGTCTGAAAATCCGGTGCCCGGGTAGTACTCAAGCCCCGACGGTCCATCAGAAATGTTTTTGATACACGGGATCACATAAGCCGGTTTGTCCGTGTTTTCATCATCCCAAATCAACTCGCGATTCCACGGTCCGCGATCGCCAAGGTATTGAAAATACATTCGCCAGCCAGAGTCGCCGCCGGGAACGACGTAAGTCCAACGTGCTTCGTCGCCACCGTCGGAGTTGTTGTCTCCGGTGAACAGGTCGCCATAGTCGTCGAACGCGAGTTCCTGCGGGTTACGCAAACCGGTTGCGAAAACTTCCAGGTTGCTGCCGTCGAGATTGCAACGGAAAACAGCTCCACTGGCTGGATCACGCAAGTTCGGTGCAATGTCGTAGCCGCGGTCCCCGATGCTGAAATACAAGCGTCCGTCAGGCCCAACAATCAATCCATGCGAATCATGTCCGCGAAACGCAAAACGGACTCCGTAACCTGTCGATAGCGACGTGCGCTCATCGGAAACGAGGTCGCCGTCAGTGTCCTTGAGCATGAACAAGTCGGGAATACATGTGTAGTAAACGTTGCCTCGATAGGAGAGCACTCCGGCACCGGTTCCCATTTCCAAATCGTTGAAGCCATTGGCGAAGACTTTTGAAACGTCTGCTTTGCCGTCGCCGTCCGTGTCGGACAACACACGGATGCGATCGTCGAAACGCGTGTACGATTCTTTGGCTTCCGGGTGATGCTTAAGCACATAGTCAATCCGGTCCTGAACGGTCTGGGCCTGCAGGTCGTCGTCCAGCCAATACGAGTGATTCCGATTGTCTTCGATCGCTTTTCCCTGGCGATACGTTTCGCAAACATACATATTGCCCTGGTAGTCACGGTGGATGGCGACAATGTTGCCAACGTCAGGCTCGGCAGCGTACTGCTCGCAGATGACGCCTTCCGGGAACTTGAAAGAATCGATCGCCGACACGCCCGCGTTACTGGCTGCGGCCAGCACAGGCTCTTCTGGCGCAGGTGTCTCGTTGTCGTCATCGTTCAAAATTCGAGCGGCATGAAGTGGCGAAAGTCCGCTATCCGAAAGCAACGCGGTGGCGACAACTGCCACGCCCAGTACTGAGCAGATTCCGCTTAGCAGCACTCGGGAAACTGACTGCCAACGGCAACATCCTGTCGATTCTGGTCTCAAACTCATCAAGCCTGTCTCACTATGGTTTTCTACGCTGCGGCCGTTTGGAAACGAGTCAGGGAGCTGCCGCGAAAGACTTCCCTGCTGATAATATAACCCACGATTGTTGCACGACGATCTGATATTGTCACGGCAACGCGAAGATCGCCGCCTATAGAGCTCTTTGGAGGGGGCAAGCGCGGTGGAATGGCTGATCGGGCTTGACCCAGTTTTTAGATCACTCGTTCGCACGATAAGGGCGGCTGATTCTCATTGCGGACGAGACTAAGCCCTCGAACAACGTTGGTCAGGCCTTTTCCATACGCAGAATGCGGGATGAAGTGATCTGTCGTCGTTTCGCGGATGACCATGCATCGCTCGTTAAGCGGATTCTCATTCTGCGAGGGGCGAGCTTTGTCTGTGGAGATTTTACTGAGCCTTGGCCGTCGTCGCTGTGTCGAAGACATTCGTGGATTATTAGTAAGTGGTCTTTTCTAAATCGTCGATTCAATTAAGATTCCGGTGCGGAATAATCTCGGCCTTTAGCCAGTGGTGACCAAAACCGCCAGGAGTCCATTTTTCGATTCGACTGGAATCGATTCAATAACGTCGCTTTCTTTGACTCCTTGAGCATCAACGCAGCATTTGCGTTACCGGTCCACAATTGCTTTGCCGAACATTACCGTGTTGATTTTGCGAATATTTATTAACTTCTCACCCTACGGGACAACGCTAGTTGCTGGTGCTTGAATGAACCTGAAAAAAGTCCGAAACATCGGTATCTCCGCCCACATTGACTCCGGAAAAACGACTCTGAGTGAGCGTATCCTGTTTTACACAGGTCGTATTCACAAGATTGAGGAAGTTCGCGGTGGCGGTGACGGCGCGACCATGGACCACATGGAACTCGAGAAGGAGCGCGGCATCACGATCACAAGTGCTGCGACGTCAGTGACTTGGGGTGATTACTCAATCAACCTGATCGACACGCCTGGTCACGTTGACTTCACGGTTGAAGTAGAGCGTTCGCTTCGCGTTCTCGACGGCGCCGTTCTGGTTCTGTGCTCGGTCGGTGGTGTTCAGGCTCAATCGCTTACTGTGGATCGTCAAATGCGACGTTACGGTGTGCCTCGTTTGGCTTTCATCAACAAGATGGACCGAACGGGTGCGGATCCGTTTAGCGTTATGCAACAGATGCGCGACAAGCTCAACGCGAACGCCGTCATGTTCCAGTACCCAATTGGGGCTGGCGAAACTTTCGAAGGTTGTGTCGACCTGATCACAGGCAAGGCGTATTACCACGAAGGTGCCAAGGGCGAGAAAGTCATTGAGAAAGATTGCCCTGAGGAGCTCAAGGACGAAGTTGCTGAAAAGCGTCAGGAAATGCTCGAGGCACTTTCGATGTTCAGCGACGAGATGATGGAAATGCTTCTCAGCGAAGAAGAAGTTCCTAGCGAGTTGGTTTACAAAGTTGCCAAAGAAGCGATTCAGTCGCAAAGTATCACGCCAGTCTACATGGGCACGGCATTGGGCAACAAAGGAGTCCAGCCTTTGATCGACGCGGTTTGTGAATACTTGCCGTCACCGCTGGAGCGTGAGATCAAGGCGAAAGCTTTTGACAATCCGGAAGAGGAATATCCGCTTGAGCCAGATCCGAAGAAGCCATTCGTTGGCATGGGGTTCAAGCTCGTCGAAGACGCGTTCGGCCAGCTGACTTACATGCGTATCTACCAAGGTACGATCAAGAAGGGTGAAACGTATTACAACCAGCGTACCGGACGTAAAGAACGTTTCAGCCGAATTGTTCGTATGCACTCGGATAAACGTGAAGAGCTCGATGAAGCCGAAGCTGGCGATATCGTTGCGATCATGGGTATCGATGCGGCTTCTGGTGATACTTACGCCGATGCACCGAAGATGTGTTCACTGGAAAACATTTTCGTTCCAGAAGCCGTTATCACCGTCGCGATCGAACCTGCTGAGCGTAGCTCGAGCGAAAAACTTGGTAAAGCTTTACAGCGTTTCCGCAAGGAAGATCCTACGTTCCGCGTTTCTACCGACGAAGAGTCTGGTGAAACGTTGATCGCGGGAATGGGTGAGCTTCACCTCGATATTTACGTTGAGCGTATCAAGCGTGAATACAAACTTGAAGTCACCGTTGGTGCTCCGAAAGTTTCGTATCGCGAGACGCCGACGAAGTCTGCTGATTTCGACTACAAGCACAAGAAACAGTCTGGTGGTTCGGGTCAATTCGCTCACATCAAAGGTGCTCTGGAAGTTCTCGCTGAGGACGACGAAGAGGGCGGCGACGAGCGTTTTGTATTCGAGGATTCGATCGTTTCTGGTCGTATTCCAAAGCAGTTCATTCCTGCGGTTGAAAAAGGTCTACGGACTTCGATCGTCAAAGGTGTGCTCGCCGAGTACCCGGTTGTGGGACTGAAGTGTCACCTCAAAGACGGTT is part of the Mariniblastus fucicola genome and harbors:
- the acnA gene encoding aconitate hydratase AcnA, whose product is MSSPSDAFNTRTTFNAAGKEIGIYQIGKLQEQGIGNVDKLPFSIRVLLESVLRNCDGKIVTKEDVVNLANYDASSPAKVEIPFKPARVVLQDFTGVPAVVDLAAMRNAMARLGGDAKKINPLIPVDLVIDHSVQVDQFGSSAALSANVELEFKRNRERYEFLRWGQKAFDNFRVVPPNVGIVHQVNLEFLAKGVFVREDEQGPVAVPDTLVGTDSHTTMINGLGVLGWGVGGIEAEAAMLGQPIYMLLPEVVGFELVGKLSPGATATDMVLTATQQLREAGVVGKFVEFFGEGVNSMPLADRATLANMAPEYGATMGFFPIDDETLDYMRRTGRSTEEVQTVEAYTKAQGLFRTGEEKIEFTRTLKLDLSTVEPSLAGPKRPQDRIALSDMKNAFNSSLVAPVGHSGFGLDTDVLDKEAKVENNGHSSMIGHGAVVIAAITSCTNTSNPSVMIAAGLLAKKAAERGLTVPPYVKTSLAPGSRVVTEYLDKSGLTKSLESLGFHTVGYGCTSCIGNSGPLPQPVSDAIVAGELVASSVLSGNRNFEGRVNPMTKANYLASPPLVVAYALAGTTDIDLVTEPLGKDSSGADVFLKDVWPSHDEVQTVLDASLSPEMFQNQYGNAFDSNETWNAIKVGEGDLYEWSDASTYIQEPPFLAGLTKEVKSIEPISGARCLALLGDSVTTDHISPAGAIAKDGPAGRYLQEHGVEPASFNSFGSRRGNDRVMVRGTFANIRIRNQLAPGTEGGWTTHIPSGEVMSIYDASMKYQADDTSLVVLAGKEYGTGSSRDWAAKGTMMLGVKAVIAASYERIHRSNLVGMGILPLEFADGQSWQSIGLTGKETFSIPDLGDDLQPRSTIKVTATDDDGKELTFDAVVRIDTPVEMDYYRNGGILQTVLRNLL
- a CDS encoding GNAT family N-acetyltransferase; protein product: MIRPVQASDAAAFADIYNHYIDETIVTFEYDRVDASVFEARIRNVTDGGFPWLSFVDPETDQVVGFAYAGKWRERVAYRFVVESAIYLRDGWGGQGIGKRLYLELFQQLRERKFRSVIAGISLPNEASIATHRSMGFRKVGVFEKVGFKFDRWIDVEFWQLEL
- the fusA gene encoding elongation factor G, with amino-acid sequence MNLKKVRNIGISAHIDSGKTTLSERILFYTGRIHKIEEVRGGGDGATMDHMELEKERGITITSAATSVTWGDYSINLIDTPGHVDFTVEVERSLRVLDGAVLVLCSVGGVQAQSLTVDRQMRRYGVPRLAFINKMDRTGADPFSVMQQMRDKLNANAVMFQYPIGAGETFEGCVDLITGKAYYHEGAKGEKVIEKDCPEELKDEVAEKRQEMLEALSMFSDEMMEMLLSEEEVPSELVYKVAKEAIQSQSITPVYMGTALGNKGVQPLIDAVCEYLPSPLEREIKAKAFDNPEEEYPLEPDPKKPFVGMGFKLVEDAFGQLTYMRIYQGTIKKGETYYNQRTGRKERFSRIVRMHSDKREELDEAEAGDIVAIMGIDAASGDTYADAPKMCSLENIFVPEAVITVAIEPAERSSSEKLGKALQRFRKEDPTFRVSTDEESGETLIAGMGELHLDIYVERIKREYKLEVTVGAPKVSYRETPTKSADFDYKHKKQSGGSGQFAHIKGALEVLAEDDEEGGDERFVFEDSIVSGRIPKQFIPAVEKGLRTSIVKGVLAEYPVVGLKCHLKDGSYHDVDSSEMAFQTAARGMFREYMPKTKPVLLEPVMLVEIESPEQFQGGIVGDLTSRRGIVESTDVKADGTVTIMCEVPLSETFGYATDLRSMSQGQATFSMEVKGYRQVPGNIQEEVVEKRRKEKEERNK
- a CDS encoding DUF7133 domain-containing protein, encoding MSLRPESTGCCRWQSVSRVLLSGICSVLGVAVVATALLSDSGLSPLHAARILNDDDNETPAPEEPVLAAASNAGVSAIDSFKFPEGVICEQYAAEPDVGNIVAIHRDYQGNMYVCETYRQGKAIEDNRNHSYWLDDDLQAQTVQDRIDYVLKHHPEAKESYTRFDDRIRVLSDTDGDGKADVSKVFANGFNDLEMGTGAGVLSYRGNVYYTCIPDLFMLKDTDGDLVSDERTSLSTGYGVRFAFRGHDSHGLIVGPDGRLYFSIGDRGYDIAPNLRDPASGAVFRCNLDGSNLEVFATGLRNPQELAFDDYGDLFTGDNNSDGGDEARWTYVVPGGDSGWRMYFQYLGDRGPWNRELIWDDENTDKPAYVIPCIKNISDGPSGLEYYPGTGFSDDFNERFFLCDFRGTPGNSGVRSFRNKPQGAFYELVDDEQPFWATLVTDIDFASDGKLYLSDWVFGWEGENKGRIYTFFDEEKIKDPIVKEVESILRDGLADKPVEEVAGLLGHKDQRVRQEAQFELVRRKDVDMLRTSASGGDATLPRIHAMWGIGQLLRGGMAADEKLEKQMLAWFDDGDQFVRREAVRLATEFFPAMQAKLVKHCADESAKVRYEAAMGLGTIGNDSSADAIVKLLTENDNTDPIVRHGGIMAIRGIAIKEHEKGESNFIDAMASHESAAVRLATVVALRKQFEFNVLNTRDNTYVSRLLGKLVDDSDAKIALEAARAVHDLQMDDVMEPLAKLVAKSGLSDHMIRRAISANNRIGDKASAERLGKFVSESDYESDRKIDAMKLLGAWETPDPHDPVNNSYRQIDNSRRNVADAVAVLGDVLDNLDSIDKTVVAEVVNVAAKLRVKKAAPQILNIVMDKNARGQTRASALVSLEELKFEGLDNALTSLDAEGDAMPRELTSAYIDVLSRKDPSLAALKLGKLIEDNSTEKGVIQQKQKAFVTLGNMKNPESETMLNNAFTALKDGSLTQELGLDVLKACEQRGGTLAEKASGYLNDLAAKPKLADRYTWALKGGDADAGRDVFRYKGEVSCRRCHRIDGDGGRVGPDISGVGKIYDRFGVLESVVDPNAKIADGFGQIIVATDDGLTHVGVVKEQTETQLALMDNEGVVSWIDLDTIEGRKDGKSSMPEGMAEQLTKDELRDLVEYLSKRVTPVAPAAAGHE